From the Shewanella amazonensis SB2B genome, one window contains:
- the queC gene encoding 7-cyano-7-deazaguanine synthase QueC, whose amino-acid sequence MSKAVVVFSGGQDSTTCLVQALSQFDEVHAITFDYGQRHSEEIEVAKALTSELGCASHKIMDVSLLGELAISALTRDAIPVSHELMDNGLPNTFVPGRNILFLTLAGIYAYQLGADTVITGVCETDFSGYPDCRNDFIKAMEQALNLGMDKQLNIHTPLMWLNKAETWALADRYGKLELVRNHTLTCYNGIRGDGCGDCPACHLRKRGLEDYLSNRDAVNAELTKKTGAN is encoded by the coding sequence ATGTCCAAAGCAGTTGTCGTGTTCAGTGGTGGTCAGGATTCCACTACCTGTCTGGTGCAGGCTCTGTCTCAATTTGATGAAGTGCATGCCATTACCTTCGATTATGGTCAGCGCCACAGTGAAGAAATTGAAGTCGCCAAAGCGCTGACAAGCGAGCTTGGCTGTGCGTCCCACAAAATAATGGACGTGTCTTTGCTGGGCGAGCTTGCCATCAGTGCCCTCACCCGTGACGCCATCCCGGTTTCCCACGAACTAATGGACAACGGCCTGCCCAATACCTTCGTACCTGGTCGCAATATCCTGTTTTTAACCCTGGCTGGGATTTACGCCTATCAGCTCGGCGCCGATACAGTGATAACCGGCGTATGTGAGACCGACTTTTCAGGCTACCCCGATTGCCGCAATGACTTCATCAAAGCCATGGAGCAAGCATTGAACCTGGGGATGGACAAGCAGCTTAACATCCACACGCCGCTGATGTGGCTCAATAAAGCCGAAACCTGGGCGCTTGCCGACCGTTACGGCAAACTCGAACTGGTACGTAACCACACCCTGACCTGTTACAACGGCATCCGTGGCGATGGTTGCGGAGACTGCCCTGCCTGTCACTTGCGTAAACGTGGCCTTGAGGACTACCTGAGTAATCGCGATGCAGTAAACGCTGAGCTAACCAAGAAGACAGGCGCCAATTGA
- a CDS encoding YchJ family protein yields the protein MSTPCPCGLASYHSCCEPFHSGNRHAQTPESLMRSRYSAFVLNLWGYLIATHHPGHLHGLNESQLAEGPHPEWRGLTVHESKSDTLSGEVFFTAWYLEAGKLDGICERSSFVFEQGKWFYTHGKQYAPKLPGRNDTCVCGSGKKLKHCCLRSQ from the coding sequence ATGTCCACTCCCTGCCCTTGCGGCCTCGCAAGCTATCACAGCTGCTGCGAGCCCTTCCACTCTGGCAACAGGCACGCCCAAACGCCGGAATCCTTGATGAGGTCTCGCTACAGTGCGTTCGTGCTTAACTTGTGGGGCTATTTGATTGCAACCCATCATCCAGGCCATCTTCATGGGCTTAACGAATCCCAGCTGGCCGAGGGCCCACATCCAGAGTGGCGAGGTCTCACTGTACACGAAAGTAAAAGTGATACCCTCAGCGGAGAGGTGTTTTTCACCGCCTGGTACCTTGAAGCCGGCAAGCTAGATGGCATTTGTGAACGTTCATCATTCGTTTTCGAGCAAGGTAAATGGTTCTACACCCACGGAAAGCAGTATGCACCTAAGCTTCCCGGAAGGAATGACACCTGTGTATGTGGCAGCGGTAAAAAGCTCAAACACTGTTGTTTGAGAAGTCAGTAG
- a CDS encoding YybH family protein — protein MRIFPILLSLMLSFAVLANNAPQTKDDIAINKTYDLFSEAFDKLNAALIGEAYTESACYIPERHDKEIIRGRDAIVSVYEKFFGKIRSKNARIEVDFRVIDRSRAGDSVTDVGYYLIRFHPASDTGEPVSEYAGKFVTVSRKQADGNWLLSIDSSNRSEPRFYYQTQPVGELYFGQRFISPDVAKKP, from the coding sequence ATGAGAATTTTTCCGATATTGTTGAGCCTGATGCTCTCGTTTGCTGTTTTGGCAAACAACGCCCCGCAAACGAAAGATGACATTGCCATCAATAAAACCTATGACCTCTTTTCTGAGGCCTTCGACAAGCTGAATGCTGCCCTGATAGGCGAGGCATACACCGAGAGTGCCTGCTATATACCCGAGCGTCACGATAAAGAAATTATTCGCGGACGCGATGCCATTGTGTCTGTTTATGAAAAGTTTTTCGGCAAAATCCGCAGTAAAAATGCCCGTATCGAAGTGGATTTCCGGGTGATAGACCGCAGTCGCGCAGGCGATTCAGTGACGGATGTTGGTTATTACCTTATTCGATTCCATCCGGCCAGCGACACCGGTGAACCCGTCAGTGAATACGCAGGCAAATTTGTCACTGTCTCCAGAAAGCAAGCCGATGGCAATTGGCTCCTGTCCATCGATTCCAGCAACCGCTCAGAGCCCAGGTTTTATTACCAGACACAGCCTGTGGGTGAACTCTATTTCGGACAAAGGTTCATCTCACCCGATGTTGCCAAAAAACCCTAA
- the rrtA gene encoding rhombosortase, which produces MSPTPLSNLLPSIDKQLVMVGALLSALCAALYLLPIDSQLNWQRSQIGAGEYWRLISGNLLHTNHWHLLMNLAGFWVILSLHHFHYRATGLLLLLFALCLGEGVGLYLCYPSLHAYVGLSGILHGLFAFGSLMDIERGLRSGWLLLLGLGLKVGYEQYFGASSDVASLIGARVATESHLVGALVGTVLGAAYLAVRKLKQAKVYG; this is translated from the coding sequence TTGAGTCCAACGCCACTCTCAAATCTATTGCCATCAATAGACAAGCAGCTGGTGATGGTTGGCGCGCTCTTGTCAGCGCTGTGCGCCGCGCTCTATTTATTGCCCATTGATTCACAGCTTAACTGGCAACGAAGCCAAATTGGTGCAGGCGAATATTGGCGCCTTATTAGCGGTAATCTGCTGCACACCAATCACTGGCACCTGCTGATGAACCTGGCAGGGTTCTGGGTGATTTTAAGCCTGCATCATTTTCATTACCGTGCAACCGGGCTCCTGTTGCTGCTGTTTGCACTCTGTCTTGGTGAAGGGGTTGGCCTGTACCTATGTTACCCAAGCCTTCACGCTTATGTTGGCCTGAGCGGTATCTTGCACGGCCTCTTTGCCTTCGGCTCCCTGATGGATATCGAGCGCGGGCTTAGATCCGGCTGGCTGCTCCTGCTTGGTCTGGGGTTGAAAGTAGGATACGAGCAGTATTTTGGCGCCAGCAGCGATGTGGCAAGCCTGATTGGTGCCAGAGTCGCCACCGAATCGCATCTGGTGGGCGCACTGGTTGGCACTGTGCTGGGCGCAGCCTATCTGGCGGTGAGGAAATTGAAACAAGCTAAGGTTTATGGGTAA
- a CDS encoding PLP-dependent cysteine synthase family protein gives MSLPICTNWVANAIGKIEADFQRSADTHLIKLELPMLDGIDIYLKDESTHPTGSLKHRLARSLFLYALCNGWIKEGTSVIESSSGSTAVSEAYFARLLGLPFIAVMPKSTAKRKIEQIEFYGGRCHFVEHSSEIYAESEKLAKELGGHYMDQFTYAERATDWRGNNNIANAIFGQMEREPHPIPSWIVMSPGTGGTSATIGRYIRYQRLATKLLVVDPQHSVFYDYFKTGDAGITCEKGSCIEGIGRPRVEPSFIPGVVDEMLKVADVDSIATMYWLEALIGRKTGPSTGTNLYGALKLASQMKARGETGSIVTLICDPGERYLDTYYNSDWVSSHIGDITAASTALAAFSESGKL, from the coding sequence ATGAGCCTCCCCATTTGCACTAATTGGGTAGCCAATGCCATCGGCAAAATTGAAGCCGACTTTCAGCGCAGCGCCGACACCCACCTGATTAAGCTCGAATTACCGATGCTCGACGGCATCGATATCTATTTAAAAGACGAAAGCACCCACCCCACCGGTAGCCTCAAACATCGTCTGGCCCGTTCATTGTTTCTGTACGCACTTTGCAATGGCTGGATTAAAGAAGGTACGTCGGTCATCGAGTCCTCATCCGGCAGCACTGCGGTGTCTGAGGCCTATTTTGCCCGCCTGCTCGGTTTACCCTTTATTGCGGTGATGCCAAAGAGCACCGCCAAGCGCAAAATCGAACAAATTGAGTTTTACGGCGGACGTTGCCATTTTGTTGAACATTCCAGCGAGATTTACGCCGAGTCAGAGAAACTCGCCAAAGAACTGGGTGGCCACTACATGGATCAGTTCACCTACGCCGAACGGGCCACCGACTGGCGCGGCAACAACAACATTGCCAACGCTATTTTTGGCCAGATGGAGCGCGAACCCCATCCCATCCCCAGCTGGATTGTGATGAGTCCCGGCACCGGTGGCACCTCGGCGACCATAGGTCGCTATATCCGCTATCAGCGCCTCGCCACTAAATTGCTGGTGGTCGACCCGCAGCACTCGGTGTTTTACGACTACTTCAAAACCGGTGACGCCGGTATTACCTGTGAAAAAGGCAGCTGTATTGAAGGCATTGGTCGCCCCAGGGTGGAGCCTTCCTTTATTCCAGGCGTGGTGGATGAGATGCTTAAAGTCGCGGATGTGGACTCCATCGCCACCATGTATTGGCTCGAAGCCTTAATCGGCCGTAAAACCGGCCCCTCTACAGGCACTAACCTCTATGGCGCACTGAAACTGGCTTCCCAAATGAAGGCCCGCGGCGAAACCGGCAGTATCGTTACGCTTATCTGCGATCCGGGCGAACGGTATCTGGATACCTACTACAACAGCGACTGGGTAAGTTCGCACATTGGCGATATCACGGCAGCAAGTACGGCGCTTGCCGCCTTCAGTGAAAGTGGCAAGCTGTGA
- a CDS encoding M2 family metallopeptidase — protein MTQAKTQTKVHTLLRPAKLALGVALALGLSACQDEQHSVAVNKDVAAVTAVSSNVSTQDAIDFINQAEAELAALSLEANRAEWIYSNFITEDTASLSAAVNEKVTATSVRLATEAAKFAEVELDAVNARKLNMLRSALVLPSPLDPAKNAELAGIVAQLNGLYGKGKYCFADGRCLTQPELSALMAESRDPELLKEIWAGWRDIAKPMRPLFEREVVLANEGAKDLGFANLSELWRSQYDMAPDAFSTELDRLWGQVKPLYDSLHCYVRGELNAQYGDDVVPRTGPIPAHLLGNMWAQQWGTIYPLVAPKDADPGYDVTALLAKQGYDEHKMVQQAESFFTSLGFDKLPDTFWSRSLFVQPKDRDVVCHASAWDLDNADDIRIKMCIQKTAEDFTVIHHELGHNFYQRAYKNQPFIFKNSANDGFHEAIGDTVALSITPKYLQQIGLLDTVPDASKDIGLLLKQALDKVAFLPFGLMIDQWRWKVFSGEITPANYNQAWWDLRLKYQGVMAPVARSEADFDPGAKYHVPGNVPYTRYFLAHILQFQFHRSLCDVAGDQGPVHRCSIYGNQEAGAKLNQMLEMGSSKPWPEALAVVTGKQEMDASAVLDYFAPLKTWLDEQNTHANRQCGW, from the coding sequence ATGACCCAAGCCAAGACCCAAACGAAGGTTCACACATTGTTACGCCCCGCCAAATTGGCCTTGGGTGTAGCCCTTGCACTCGGCCTCAGCGCCTGTCAGGACGAGCAGCACTCAGTTGCTGTTAATAAAGACGTTGCTGCAGTTACTGCGGTGTCCTCTAACGTATCCACCCAGGATGCGATTGATTTTATCAATCAGGCGGAAGCCGAGCTTGCCGCGCTGTCTCTAGAGGCTAACCGTGCAGAGTGGATATACAGTAACTTTATCACCGAAGACACAGCATCCTTATCGGCCGCAGTTAACGAAAAGGTGACCGCCACGTCGGTACGTTTAGCCACTGAAGCTGCCAAATTTGCGGAAGTTGAGCTTGATGCCGTGAACGCCCGTAAGCTCAATATGCTCAGAAGCGCACTGGTTCTGCCCTCGCCACTCGATCCTGCAAAAAATGCCGAGCTGGCCGGTATCGTTGCCCAGCTCAACGGCCTCTATGGCAAAGGCAAATACTGCTTTGCCGATGGTCGCTGCCTGACCCAGCCAGAGCTCTCTGCCCTGATGGCCGAATCCCGTGACCCTGAACTCTTAAAAGAAATCTGGGCTGGCTGGCGTGACATTGCCAAACCCATGCGTCCGCTGTTCGAACGCGAAGTGGTACTTGCCAATGAAGGAGCCAAAGACCTGGGCTTTGCCAATTTGTCTGAGCTGTGGCGCAGTCAATACGATATGGCGCCTGATGCATTTTCCACCGAACTTGACCGCCTCTGGGGTCAGGTAAAACCGCTTTATGATTCGCTGCATTGTTATGTGCGTGGTGAGCTCAACGCGCAATACGGCGACGATGTGGTGCCAAGAACCGGTCCAATCCCGGCACATCTCCTGGGTAACATGTGGGCCCAGCAGTGGGGCACCATTTACCCTCTCGTTGCACCAAAGGATGCTGACCCAGGCTATGACGTGACAGCCCTGCTTGCCAAACAGGGTTACGATGAGCACAAAATGGTGCAGCAGGCCGAGAGCTTCTTTACTTCACTGGGTTTTGACAAGCTCCCCGATACCTTCTGGAGCCGTTCATTATTCGTGCAGCCCAAAGACCGTGATGTCGTCTGTCACGCCTCTGCCTGGGATTTGGATAACGCGGATGATATCCGTATCAAGATGTGTATCCAGAAAACCGCAGAAGACTTTACCGTGATCCACCACGAGCTGGGCCACAACTTCTACCAGCGTGCTTATAAGAATCAGCCTTTTATCTTTAAAAACAGCGCCAACGATGGCTTCCATGAAGCCATTGGCGATACGGTCGCCCTGTCCATCACACCCAAGTACCTGCAGCAGATTGGTCTGCTGGATACGGTTCCCGATGCGTCAAAAGACATTGGTCTGCTATTAAAACAAGCCCTGGACAAGGTCGCTTTCCTGCCCTTTGGTCTGATGATTGACCAGTGGCGCTGGAAGGTATTCAGCGGTGAAATCACGCCTGCGAACTACAACCAGGCATGGTGGGATCTGCGCTTGAAGTATCAGGGTGTGATGGCGCCTGTTGCGCGATCAGAAGCCGATTTTGACCCGGGTGCAAAATACCACGTGCCGGGCAATGTCCCTTACACCCGTTACTTCCTGGCTCACATTCTCCAATTCCAGTTCCACCGTTCCCTGTGCGACGTGGCCGGTGACCAGGGCCCGGTGCATCGCTGCTCGATATACGGCAACCAGGAAGCCGGCGCCAAGCTCAATCAAATGCTGGAAATGGGTTCGAGCAAGCCCTGGCCCGAAGCGTTGGCCGTGGTGACTGGAAAACAGGAAATGGACGCCAGCGCCGTACTCGACTATTTTGCGCCGCTGAAAACCTGGCTCGACGAGCAAAACACCCACGCCAATCGCCAGTGTGGTTGGTAA
- a CDS encoding VC2046/SO_2500 family protein, with protein MQIAAGLVNESQVGDRLARAVEEGRRGDFGLILAMLSQDARDFAEFCLSGDESVEQKLQKHFELPPQQPLVAKPGAEDCMDNSGVFRTFGKKAFHLSQALLPEPVVIRGDLPADMLIALNNCSHTVQRRYYSDARPALPTHQHFNDILEAQRALGKLMEHADNRNLMAMV; from the coding sequence ATGCAGATTGCTGCTGGTTTAGTCAATGAAAGTCAAGTAGGAGACCGCCTTGCCCGTGCTGTTGAAGAGGGGCGCAGGGGCGATTTTGGCTTGATATTGGCAATGTTGTCCCAGGATGCCCGTGATTTTGCAGAGTTTTGCTTATCCGGCGACGAATCGGTTGAGCAAAAGCTGCAAAAACATTTTGAGCTGCCACCCCAACAGCCTCTGGTCGCCAAACCCGGGGCTGAAGACTGTATGGATAACAGTGGTGTCTTCAGAACCTTTGGTAAAAAGGCATTTCATTTAAGTCAGGCACTCTTGCCCGAACCTGTCGTCATCCGCGGCGACCTTCCTGCTGATATGTTAATTGCGTTGAATAACTGCTCACACACTGTGCAGCGTCGCTACTATTCTGACGCGCGGCCGGCCTTACCCACACACCAACATTTTAACGACATCCTTGAAGCGCAGCGTGCACTCGGAAAACTGATGGAGCACGCAGACAATCGAAACCTGATGGCAATGGTTTGA
- a CDS encoding Smr/MutS family protein produces the protein MQREELDLFMAEMADVIPLKEADRHHFLQSTCDDEAAKIRREAADSDERLELLPIHPAELTRVKGAEVVSFSREGVQEAVLKQLRLGRYEAKVRHDFRGLKLKEAREVLLGLIDSALFRGDRNLLLIPGKGSGNQPFEALMKSALCTWLSRLEDVSAYHSAIKEEGGAGALYVMLRKSDAAKVHSRETNRKGARR, from the coding sequence GTGCAGCGTGAAGAACTGGATTTATTCATGGCGGAAATGGCCGATGTGATCCCACTTAAAGAGGCTGACAGACACCATTTTCTGCAGAGTACCTGTGACGATGAGGCGGCGAAAATACGTCGAGAAGCCGCCGACAGCGACGAGCGACTTGAACTCTTGCCCATCCATCCCGCTGAGCTGACTCGGGTAAAAGGGGCTGAGGTCGTGAGTTTCAGCCGTGAAGGGGTGCAGGAGGCGGTATTAAAACAACTTCGACTGGGTCGCTATGAAGCAAAAGTCCGGCATGACTTCCGCGGTTTAAAGCTGAAAGAGGCGCGTGAGGTGCTGCTTGGCCTGATAGATTCTGCCCTTTTTAGAGGTGATCGGAACCTTTTGCTTATACCTGGAAAAGGTTCAGGTAATCAGCCGTTTGAAGCATTGATGAAATCAGCCCTTTGCACCTGGCTTAGCCGTCTTGAAGATGTCAGTGCCTATCACTCAGCAATAAAAGAAGAAGGGGGCGCAGGAGCCCTGTATGTGATGCTGCGTAAATCAGATGCCGCAAAGGTGCACAGTCGGGAGACCAATCGTAAAGGGGCCCGCCGCTGA
- a CDS encoding DUF406 family protein has translation MKAIEANQASSVNDTCTDCGSFVDIGAVIAEEDTELTLEFSGKDADTKARHLCDLAVKRFANVSGQIDHTEAGVCLRITFDVAAEKMIFQLEQGL, from the coding sequence ATGAAAGCCATTGAAGCGAATCAAGCATCCAGCGTTAACGATACCTGTACCGACTGTGGCAGCTTTGTCGATATAGGTGCCGTAATAGCAGAAGAAGATACAGAACTGACCCTGGAGTTTTCAGGCAAGGATGCAGATACCAAAGCACGGCATTTGTGCGATTTGGCGGTAAAACGGTTTGCCAATGTCTCTGGGCAGATAGACCACACTGAAGCAGGAGTTTGCCTCAGAATTACCTTTGATGTGGCCGCGGAAAAAATGATTTTTCAATTGGAACAGGGACTGTGA
- a CDS encoding putative bifunctional diguanylate cyclase/phosphodiesterase, whose protein sequence is MKRRKYQFLVDQIVHSAAKQQGDFEKTAELATELLCQTLGLCDASVWAFDALLSSQYQVAHFGKHRLEPSARRPAQISDCPRYLKELESRRHIDAFDVANDPRLVELASCYFTPNGVHSALEVAIRINGHIEGVLSLERSIGARWSDSELHIASQVADQLALALATRHTYDKEEKLSLFKSAVEQSEQVFMLINLHTETVEYVNKAHGDITGVPREKVIGRSLRQLDFFTQHPRLAEEVLGRVFRGLSAKGEVKLKRYDGRDYWLNYQASQFVTERGNYYVLVTCEDNSEQHNYQQELERLAWRCSLTGLYNRLHFNRVLDRTQQGQLLLVDLVGFKRFNDTYGHEQGDALLMEIARRLRHFSDINKATEIARVGSDEFAILLLGEKLSAEVEFISNRLYQHLSAPVQIGREQVDPKPALAIVDIASVSNLIAPLTCADIAVQYAKKKQGAAIQIFNNTLLSAFKDDAQIERDLHSAIRGRQFELYYQPLRDLQNDRYTGAEALIRWHHPKKGVLYPGAFIDIAEQSGLITAIGSWVLEAACRQLNLWQHHNLDISMHVNVSARQFFSGNLYEQVWQLLTRYRLKPKTLILEITETELMEDIRYATNLCQELAELGVGLAIDDFGTGYSSMRYLKQFPISKIKIDRSFISDLTISRESQEIVSAIIAMAKALNLSLTAEGVETPEQEAFLAANLCHQAQGFLYSPALREAEFSKFIGQDRLITVH, encoded by the coding sequence GTGAAAAGGCGTAAATATCAATTTCTGGTCGATCAAATAGTTCACTCTGCTGCCAAGCAGCAAGGTGACTTCGAAAAAACCGCCGAACTGGCTACCGAGCTCCTGTGTCAAACACTGGGGCTTTGTGACGCCAGCGTGTGGGCGTTTGATGCACTGCTCTCCAGCCAATATCAGGTTGCACACTTCGGCAAACACCGACTGGAACCCAGTGCCAGGCGCCCTGCTCAAATCAGCGATTGTCCACGTTATTTGAAAGAACTTGAAAGCAGACGCCATATCGATGCTTTTGATGTGGCCAATGACCCAAGACTCGTTGAGTTGGCGTCCTGCTACTTTACTCCCAATGGCGTCCATTCTGCCCTCGAAGTGGCTATCCGGATAAACGGTCACATTGAAGGTGTACTGAGCCTTGAGCGCAGCATAGGTGCGCGCTGGAGCGACAGCGAGCTTCATATCGCAAGCCAGGTGGCAGATCAGCTGGCATTGGCGCTGGCGACCCGTCATACCTACGACAAAGAAGAAAAGCTCTCACTGTTTAAGAGTGCAGTGGAACAGTCTGAGCAGGTGTTCATGCTGATTAACCTGCACACCGAAACCGTCGAATACGTCAATAAGGCACACGGTGACATTACCGGTGTACCAAGAGAAAAGGTTATTGGCCGCTCTCTAAGGCAACTGGACTTTTTCACTCAGCACCCACGGCTGGCAGAAGAAGTACTCGGACGGGTGTTTCGTGGTCTCAGCGCCAAGGGAGAGGTTAAGCTCAAGCGCTATGATGGTCGCGACTACTGGCTGAATTATCAGGCAAGTCAGTTTGTTACCGAGCGTGGTAATTATTATGTGCTGGTCACTTGTGAAGATAATTCCGAGCAGCACAACTACCAACAGGAGCTAGAGCGCCTTGCCTGGCGGTGTTCGTTAACCGGGCTCTACAACCGCCTCCATTTCAATCGGGTACTCGACCGCACTCAGCAGGGGCAATTGCTACTGGTAGATTTGGTCGGTTTTAAACGCTTCAACGATACCTATGGTCATGAGCAGGGCGATGCGCTGCTGATGGAGATTGCGCGGCGTTTGAGGCATTTCTCTGACATCAATAAGGCGACAGAAATTGCCCGGGTCGGCAGCGATGAATTTGCTATTTTGCTGCTTGGCGAAAAACTCAGTGCCGAAGTCGAATTTATCAGCAATCGCCTTTATCAACATCTTTCAGCACCGGTGCAGATAGGCAGGGAACAGGTTGATCCCAAACCGGCGCTGGCCATTGTCGATATCGCCTCGGTCAGCAATCTGATTGCGCCGCTCACCTGTGCCGACATTGCCGTGCAATATGCCAAGAAGAAGCAGGGTGCTGCGATTCAAATATTCAATAACACGCTGCTCAGCGCCTTTAAAGACGATGCGCAGATTGAGCGTGACTTACACTCGGCCATTCGAGGACGGCAATTTGAGCTTTATTATCAGCCGCTGCGCGATCTGCAAAACGATCGCTACACAGGTGCAGAGGCTCTTATCCGCTGGCACCACCCTAAAAAAGGTGTGCTTTATCCCGGGGCGTTTATTGATATCGCCGAGCAATCGGGACTGATTACTGCCATCGGCAGTTGGGTGCTGGAAGCGGCTTGTCGGCAGCTCAACTTATGGCAGCATCACAATCTGGACATCTCCATGCACGTGAACGTGTCCGCGAGGCAGTTTTTCAGCGGTAATCTCTATGAGCAGGTATGGCAGTTGCTTACCCGTTATCGCCTCAAGCCCAAGACGCTGATTTTGGAAATTACTGAAACCGAGTTGATGGAAGATATCCGTTATGCCACCAACCTGTGTCAGGAACTCGCTGAACTCGGGGTGGGGCTTGCCATTGATGACTTTGGTACCGGTTACAGCTCAATGCGGTATTTAAAACAGTTTCCCATCAGTAAGATTAAAATTGACCGCTCGTTTATCTCCGATCTCACTATCAGCCGGGAAAGTCAGGAAATTGTAAGCGCCATTATCGCCATGGCGAAGGCCTTGAATCTGTCACTGACCGCAGAAGGGGTCGAAACCCCGGAACAAGAGGCGTTTTTAGCGGCCAACCTTTGCCATCAGGCACAGGGCTTCCTCTATAGCCCGGCATTGCGTGAAGCAGAGTTCTCAAAATTTATCGGTCAGGACCGGCTCATTACCGTGCATTAA
- the queE gene encoding 7-carboxy-7-deazaguanine synthase QueE, giving the protein MTEYPINEVFETIQGEGSHTGLPAIFVRLQGCPVACPWCDTAQTWDVLEQSKVAPADVIQVDGSIGRWAMHSASSLVAAFNQKGFTAKLVVITGGEPCMHDLTDLTQGFEAEGFHCQIETSGTFEVHCSDRTYVTVSPKINMKGGYPVLKQALVRANEIKHPVATDAHIDELDALLEGIDTSGKTICLQPISQKPRATELAMKTCIARNWRLSIQTHKYLNID; this is encoded by the coding sequence ATGACCGAGTATCCCATCAACGAAGTCTTTGAAACCATTCAGGGTGAAGGCAGCCATACGGGTCTGCCCGCTATCTTCGTGCGCCTGCAGGGCTGCCCGGTAGCCTGTCCCTGGTGCGATACCGCCCAAACCTGGGATGTACTCGAGCAAAGTAAAGTGGCGCCAGCGGATGTCATTCAGGTGGACGGCAGCATAGGCCGCTGGGCTATGCATTCTGCCTCATCTTTGGTTGCTGCATTTAATCAAAAGGGCTTTACCGCCAAATTGGTTGTGATCACCGGCGGCGAGCCCTGTATGCACGATTTAACCGATTTGACCCAAGGCTTTGAAGCAGAGGGATTTCATTGCCAGATAGAAACAAGCGGGACCTTTGAGGTGCACTGCTCCGACCGCACCTATGTGACTGTATCGCCCAAGATCAATATGAAAGGTGGCTACCCGGTGCTGAAACAGGCCCTCGTTCGCGCCAATGAAATCAAACATCCGGTGGCCACAGATGCGCATATCGATGAGCTCGATGCGCTGCTCGAAGGCATAGATACCAGCGGCAAAACCATTTGTTTGCAGCCTATCAGCCAAAAGCCCCGCGCCACCGAGCTTGCCATGAAAACCTGCATTGCACGTAATTGGCGTCTGTCTATTCAAACCCACAAGTATTTGAATATCGATTAA
- a CDS encoding TetR/AcrR family transcriptional regulator → MANRSDTKTRILDAAEKLFAERGFSETSLRLITSKAEVNLASVNYHFGSKKELIRAVLARYLDVFMPGASTELTKLVQNNENASLETIFSALVRPLLDLNKVRTEGTRIFLQLLGRGYIESQGHLRWFITTHYGEHLDRFVQVVSQSAPHIPPAEMFWRLHFTLGTVVFTMASSDALMEIAEADFKEQNDIESVIRKVIPYMAAGVAVPVSKA, encoded by the coding sequence ATGGCGAATCGATCCGACACCAAAACCCGAATTCTTGACGCAGCGGAAAAGTTGTTCGCGGAGCGGGGGTTTTCAGAGACCTCCCTGAGGCTCATTACCAGTAAGGCTGAAGTGAACCTGGCCTCGGTCAACTACCATTTCGGCTCCAAAAAAGAGCTTATTCGTGCTGTGCTTGCCCGTTATCTCGACGTGTTTATGCCTGGCGCATCAACAGAGCTGACAAAGCTCGTTCAAAACAACGAAAACGCCTCACTTGAGACTATTTTCTCGGCGCTGGTGAGGCCGCTGTTGGACCTTAACAAGGTGCGAACAGAAGGCACCCGAATTTTTCTACAGTTACTTGGCCGTGGTTATATTGAAAGCCAGGGCCATTTACGCTGGTTTATTACTACTCATTATGGTGAGCACCTGGACCGTTTTGTTCAGGTCGTCAGCCAGAGCGCGCCTCACATTCCGCCAGCAGAGATGTTTTGGCGTCTACACTTCACCCTGGGAACAGTCGTCTTCACCATGGCCTCTTCCGATGCCCTGATGGAAATTGCTGAAGCCGACTTCAAAGAACAGAACGACATAGAGTCTGTTATCCGTAAAGTCATTCCCTATATGGCCGCCGGCGTTGCCGTCCCGGTCAGCAAGGCATAA